Within Spinacia oleracea cultivar Varoflay chromosome 4, BTI_SOV_V1, whole genome shotgun sequence, the genomic segment CCGGTCCCGGTGCTTTATTAGGGTGCATTTGAAATAAAGCTTCTCTAATCTCTTCACCCGTTGGCTCCGTTTCTAACTCTGCATTCATTTCATCTGTAATCAGCCTTCCAATACCTGATAATGCCTCCTCAAAGTCCCCAGGGCTGCTTGTCGCGAATAACTGGCCAAAGTACTCCGCTATTACACTATCCATCCCCTCCTTCGATGTAACAGTTTCACCTTGCTCATTTACCAGCCCCGCAATCCTGTTACGTTTCCTCCTCTGTGTCGCCTTATGGTGGAAATACTTTGTATTTTTATCGCCATCCCGTAGCTCATTTGCTCGTGCTCGGGCATGCCAATATGACTCTTCTAGCATTCGAAGGTCCTTTAATTCCTCCGCAATCTCATTACACCTTTGTAGCTGTGCCGCGTCCATAGCCCCCCCTTGCACTCCTTGGAGTCTTTTCTCTGCCTCCCTTACTCTTTTTCGAACTGCACCAAAGGTCCCCTCAGCCCATCCAGTGAGCTTTCCCGCCACTGCTTCTATTCGCTCCCTCATTGACTCACCCCCACTCTCCCGCCACGCCTTCTCCACCACTCTTCCACACTCTTCATTGGATAACCACAAAGCTTCAAACCTAAACAACCTCCCATTCTGCCGTTTCGAGTCCTTCTCTCCGTATTTTAACAATATAGCTCCATGATCCGAATGACATATTGGGAAATTAATGACCTCCGCACTCGGGAATAGAGCGCACCATGAGTTGTCCGCAATGTACCTATCCAGCCTTTCTCTAACCAGCGTTTCCATGGACGTACCCCGCTCCCATGTAAACACATTTTCTATGTATCCAAGGTCTCTACACCCACAATCCCCAATTGCTTCCCGGAAAGCATCAATTTGTCTCTCCCCCCGGACCGCACCACCCTCCTTCTCATTCATCCCCATAATTTCATTAAAGTCGCCAAACATGAGCAAAGGCAACGAGCTACGAGATTTGATGTTCCTCATGAGTTCCCACGTAAAATGTTTATTTCCCGCCTCGGGCCACCAATACACACCTACTGCTCTCCATTTTGGTCCATTCTCCCCTTCACACACTTCCGCCTCCACGTGATGTATAGAGTATGAACACACATTTACCTCCACATTCCTCCACCAAAAACCCAACCCTCCTGACCTGCCATTACTACTTAAGCAAATACCGTTAGAAAAACCGCACCTGTTTCTAACCAACTCGAGTCTTTGAGCGTCAATCTTCGTCTCCATAACAAAAACCATCTCCGGCCTATCCCTCCAACACCAATCTTGGAGGGCTTTAACTGACAATGGGTTGCCAAGCCCATTGCAGTTCCAACTCAAGGTTTTCATTGCTCTTCGCGGAGTTAGCCAAACCCAACCTCCGCTACTTGGACATCGACATGACCTCCTACTTCAGACACACAAACCTTTACTCTCATGTTCCCCTCCTCACACTCCTCCATCTCTACATCAACTCCACCCCCTTCTATTTTCCTTTTCTCCCCCACGTCTATACTAACTGCTCCACTACTCTCCGCCATTCTTCTTTTACCTACCTCCTTTGTTAGCTTCACTTTCCGTAGCTTGGTTCTGGATGTGGAAGATGAACCGCTAGAGAACACAAAAGGCAGGTTCGTCGGGGCGCCCTCATGTAGTGTAATAGTGTTCGGCACCTTTCCCCTTTCTTGGGATACAGTATTTGGTTGCTCACGACCATCAGTCATCCCCCTTTCATCCACCTTAGGATTTGACTCCTTCTCTTTGCCCCCCGTTACCTCCTGAACATCCACTTTTGTCACAGACCCGCTTTTTGAGCTTTCTCCACCTTTCTCTACAGCCTTGGCATGTTCCCCCGTATTGGGGGCATTCTCCATTGCCCTCTTGGTAACAAAAAGGGTCTTCCTTGCTGCATATagctcctttgtttcctccttATTGTTCATATGCCCTTTCCGTGGTGATGCCTTCAACTCCACCCCCCATCTTGGTCCCTTCTTTTGTTGCTCTTCAGAGACAGTAGAACAATCTCTCTCCCCATGACCCATCACCCCACACATAAAACAGAAAAAGGGTAGGCGTTCATATTTAATCTTAACCTTCATTGGCACCCCTTCCCTGTTCATAATGCTCTGGACGCGTCGCAACGGTTTC encodes:
- the LOC110801512 gene encoding uncharacterized protein translates to MADELAVICSNLHLEDGKEDVVDLGAVVSTEHDERVSLMLVGKLVADRGFNVEAFKRTMTQAWSLVGKVIIRGLGSNRFVFQFFHWRDKEKVLAGRPWCFEQNLLLLSEITGKEQPDEVVLTHSPFWIHFENLPFNCRSDAHVKALAANMGEIIEIEEDVLGIEKDRRVRVLLDVRKPLRRVQSIMNREGVPMKVKIKYERLPFFCFMCGVMGHGERDCSTVSEEQQKKGPRWGVELKASPRKGHMNNKEETKELYAARKTLFVTKRAMENAPNTGEHAKAVEKGGESSKSGSVTKVDVQEVTGGKEKESNPKVDERGMTDGREQPNTVSQERGKVPNTITLHEGAPTNLPFVFSSGSSSTSRTKLRKVKLTKEVGKRRMAESSGAVSIDVGEKRKIEGGGVDVEMEECEEGNMRVKVCVSEVGGHVDVQVAEVGFG